In Candidatus Thermoplasmatota archaeon, a single window of DNA contains:
- the infB gene encoding translation initiation factor IF-2, with protein MVTRQPIVSVLGHVDHGKTSLLDRIRGSSVAKREAGAITQHIGASEMPLDAIREVCGPLMKGRDFRVPGLLFIDTPGHHAFSTLRARGGALADLAILVVDITEGFKPQTKEALSILRKNRTPFVVAANKIDKIHGWDSKPGQPFMLSVKEQSESVQGRLDERVWEVIGALTSNGVPSADRIDRITDFTKAIAVVPLSAHTGEGIPDLLLTLVGLAQRFLEEQLATSLEGPGRGTVLEVKEERGLGLTLDVILYDGHIRAGDTIVLGALGSPKVTKVKGLLKPKPKDEMRDHREPFSSLKEVYAASGLKISAQDLEGVLAGAPLVVARGDDLAAIREEVSKEVAIDIETADTGVFVKADTLGSLEALASECRDRKIPIKRAEVGDISRRDLIDAESIQDPLRKAILAFNVKLLPDAKDFLAHPDNKVASFQSDIIYHLLDEYEAWIKTKTADLERDRRATMTFPGKVSIMPDHIFRISKPAIVGVRILSGRLRVDQKFLRDDGRTVGVVKSIRRGEESVKEALPGEEVAVAIDDVTIGRQISAGDVLYVDVPEGDAKTLLKSTNLLNFDEMEIMKEVASIRRKEDKFWGM; from the coding sequence ATGGTCACGCGCCAACCCATCGTCTCCGTCCTCGGCCACGTCGACCACGGCAAGACGAGCCTCCTCGACCGGATCCGCGGGTCCTCCGTCGCGAAGCGCGAGGCGGGCGCGATCACGCAGCACATCGGCGCCTCCGAGATGCCGCTCGACGCGATCCGCGAGGTGTGCGGCCCGCTCATGAAGGGTCGCGACTTCCGCGTGCCCGGCCTCCTCTTCATCGACACGCCCGGTCACCACGCGTTCTCCACGCTCCGCGCCCGCGGCGGCGCCCTCGCCGACCTCGCGATCCTCGTGGTCGACATCACGGAGGGCTTCAAGCCGCAGACGAAGGAGGCGCTCTCGATCCTCCGGAAGAACCGGACGCCCTTCGTCGTCGCGGCGAACAAGATCGACAAGATCCACGGATGGGATTCGAAGCCGGGCCAACCCTTCATGCTGAGCGTCAAGGAGCAGTCCGAGAGCGTCCAGGGCCGTCTCGACGAGCGCGTCTGGGAGGTCATCGGCGCGCTCACCTCCAACGGCGTCCCGAGCGCGGACCGCATCGACCGCATCACGGACTTCACGAAGGCGATCGCGGTCGTGCCGCTCTCCGCCCACACCGGCGAAGGCATTCCCGACCTTCTCCTCACGCTCGTCGGTCTCGCGCAGCGCTTCCTCGAGGAGCAGCTCGCGACGAGCCTCGAAGGACCCGGCCGGGGCACCGTTCTCGAGGTGAAGGAGGAGCGCGGCCTCGGTCTCACGCTGGACGTCATCCTCTACGACGGGCACATCCGCGCGGGCGACACGATCGTCCTCGGCGCGCTGGGGTCTCCGAAGGTCACGAAGGTGAAGGGGCTCCTGAAGCCGAAGCCCAAGGACGAGATGCGCGACCACCGCGAGCCGTTCTCCTCCCTCAAGGAGGTGTACGCGGCAAGCGGCCTCAAGATCAGCGCGCAGGACCTCGAGGGCGTCCTTGCGGGCGCGCCGCTCGTGGTCGCGCGCGGCGACGACCTCGCCGCCATCCGCGAGGAGGTCTCGAAGGAGGTCGCGATCGACATCGAGACGGCCGACACGGGCGTCTTCGTGAAGGCCGACACGCTCGGTTCGCTCGAGGCCCTCGCAAGCGAGTGCCGCGACCGCAAGATCCCGATCAAGCGCGCGGAGGTCGGCGACATCTCGCGCCGCGACCTCATCGACGCGGAGAGCATCCAGGACCCCCTTCGCAAGGCCATCCTCGCCTTCAACGTGAAGCTCCTGCCGGACGCGAAGGACTTCCTCGCGCACCCCGACAACAAGGTCGCCTCGTTCCAGAGCGACATCATCTACCACCTCCTCGACGAATACGAGGCGTGGATCAAGACCAAGACCGCGGACCTCGAGCGCGACCGCCGCGCCACGATGACCTTCCCGGGCAAGGTCTCGATCATGCCGGACCACATCTTCCGCATCTCGAAGCCCGCGATCGTGGGCGTGCGCATCCTCTCCGGTCGCCTGCGCGTGGACCAGAAGTTCCTGCGCGACGACGGCCGCACCGTCGGCGTCGTGAAGAGCATCCGCCGCGGCGAGGAGTCCGTGAAGGAGGCGCTCCCGGGCGAGGAGGTCGCGGTCGCGATCGACGACGTGACGATCGGGCGCCAGATCAGCGCCGGCGACGTCCTTTACGTCGACGTTCCCGAAGGCGACGCGAAAACGCTCCTCAAGTCGACGAACCTTCTGAACTTCGACGAGATGGAGATCATGAAGGAGGTCGCGTCGATCCGCCGCAAGGAAGACAAGTTCTGGGGCATGTGA
- a CDS encoding MFS transporter, which produces MERRSGLPLALAVVSLRILALSLVLSVFTPYALALDAAPFAADANGRLLLVGVAFGAYALAAALLQVPFGLLADRWNRKGAILLGLGLTAAGSVVAAYADHVVVLAIARFVSGAGAVNGIAMALAAESGEPTRRTRRMALMGAAIGGTFTLGLVLGPLLAPAVGVPGLFLAQGALAIFALAAVAVSAVPAPAPMESAEDPAVGSRGLYGAGFVVNASLAAVLLVFPLEAARHLPPAEASRLLAVAVVAGGFAMFAGARLADRGRAGVVLAAATAALGLGAALVASPVGGLPAVALGAFVFFAGQSTLSALLPSLLARRAGPGRAAPQGALSTAMSLGTFAGGVVAGALYGLAPPALAVLLVAAAAGAAWVATEREVSPRASPVPP; this is translated from the coding sequence GTGGAGCGACGAAGCGGCCTCCCCCTCGCCCTCGCGGTCGTGAGCCTGCGCATCCTCGCGCTCTCGCTCGTCCTCTCCGTCTTCACGCCGTACGCGCTCGCGCTCGACGCGGCGCCCTTCGCGGCGGACGCGAACGGTCGGCTCCTCCTCGTCGGGGTGGCCTTCGGCGCGTACGCCCTTGCGGCCGCGCTCCTCCAGGTCCCGTTCGGCCTCCTCGCGGACCGCTGGAACCGCAAGGGCGCCATTCTTCTCGGGCTCGGGCTCACGGCCGCGGGAAGCGTCGTCGCGGCCTACGCGGACCACGTCGTCGTCCTCGCGATCGCGCGCTTCGTCTCGGGCGCGGGCGCCGTGAACGGCATCGCGATGGCGCTTGCCGCGGAGTCGGGCGAGCCGACGCGCCGCACGCGCCGCATGGCCCTCATGGGGGCCGCGATCGGCGGGACGTTCACGCTCGGCCTCGTCCTCGGCCCGCTCCTTGCCCCCGCCGTGGGCGTTCCCGGCCTCTTCCTCGCGCAGGGGGCCCTCGCGATTTTCGCCCTCGCGGCCGTCGCCGTCTCCGCCGTTCCCGCGCCCGCGCCGATGGAATCGGCGGAGGACCCGGCGGTCGGGTCGCGCGGCCTCTACGGCGCGGGGTTCGTCGTGAACGCGTCGCTCGCCGCCGTCCTCCTCGTCTTCCCCCTCGAAGCGGCGCGTCACCTCCCACCAGCCGAGGCGAGCCGCCTCCTCGCCGTCGCCGTCGTCGCGGGCGGCTTCGCGATGTTCGCGGGCGCGCGGCTTGCGGACCGCGGCCGCGCGGGCGTCGTCCTCGCGGCCGCGACGGCCGCGCTCGGCCTCGGGGCGGCGCTCGTCGCCTCGCCGGTGGGCGGCCTCCCCGCGGTCGCCCTCGGCGCCTTCGTCTTCTTCGCGGGCCAGAGCACGCTCTCCGCGCTCCTGCCGAGCCTCCTCGCGCGCCGCGCGGGACCCGGCCGCGCCGCGCCTCAGGGCGCGCTCTCGACCGCGATGAGCCTCGGCACGTTCGCGGGCGGCGTCGTCGCGGGCGCGCTCTACGGGCTCGCGCCCCCCGCCCTCGCCGTCCTCCTCGTGGCGGCCGCCGCGGGCGCCGCATGGGTCGCGACGGAGCGCGAGGTCAGCCCGCGGGCTTCGCCAGTTCCGCCTTGA
- a CDS encoding FAD-binding oxidoreductase has protein sequence MKRGASVVVIGGGVNGLGVAYHLAKAGVTDVVVLERKYVLYGASGRNGGGVRAQWGTPDNLVLARDSIRAFKALAPELGFNVWFRQGGYLFLAYDERTVETLKRNVAVQNAHGVRSRLVTPEDAHVLAPVVNLDGVVGGTFSPSDGIIFPWSVVQGYWKACRKMGVDVETFTEVTGLVAKGGRVVEVETSRGPIRADWVINAAGSWSRDVAAMAGVALPNVPVRHEIVVMEALKPFLDPMVVDLRNGLYLNQDMRGEVIAGIGHKGERPGINFGSSFRFMRDIARAIVDLVPTLADVKAFRQWAGTYDVTPDNKPVLGPSPGLDNFLQLNGASGHGFMISPVTTRITADLVLGRKPAYDLEPYLLDRFSKPIPIEPDAMVIG, from the coding sequence GTGAAGCGCGGGGCGAGCGTCGTCGTCATCGGCGGCGGCGTGAACGGGCTCGGCGTCGCGTACCATCTCGCGAAGGCGGGCGTCACGGACGTCGTCGTCCTCGAGCGGAAGTACGTCCTCTACGGCGCAAGCGGCCGCAACGGCGGCGGCGTGCGCGCCCAATGGGGGACGCCGGACAATCTCGTCCTCGCGCGCGACAGCATCCGCGCGTTCAAGGCCCTCGCGCCCGAGCTAGGCTTCAACGTCTGGTTCCGCCAGGGCGGCTACCTGTTTCTCGCGTACGACGAGCGCACGGTCGAGACGCTCAAGCGCAACGTCGCCGTGCAGAACGCGCACGGCGTCAGGAGCCGGCTCGTGACGCCCGAGGATGCGCACGTCCTCGCCCCCGTCGTGAACCTCGATGGCGTCGTCGGCGGCACGTTCTCCCCGAGCGACGGCATCATCTTCCCCTGGAGCGTCGTCCAGGGCTACTGGAAGGCGTGTCGGAAGATGGGCGTGGACGTCGAGACGTTCACGGAGGTCACGGGCCTCGTCGCGAAGGGCGGCCGCGTGGTCGAGGTGGAGACCTCGCGCGGACCCATCCGCGCCGACTGGGTCATCAACGCGGCCGGGTCGTGGTCGCGCGACGTCGCCGCGATGGCCGGCGTCGCGCTGCCGAACGTCCCGGTCCGGCACGAGATCGTGGTCATGGAGGCGCTGAAGCCGTTCCTCGACCCCATGGTCGTGGATCTGAGGAACGGTCTCTACCTCAACCAGGACATGCGCGGCGAGGTCATCGCGGGGATCGGCCACAAGGGCGAGCGGCCGGGCATCAACTTCGGGTCGAGCTTCCGGTTCATGCGCGACATCGCGCGCGCGATCGTCGACCTCGTGCCGACGCTCGCCGACGTCAAGGCCTTCCGGCAATGGGCCGGCACGTACGACGTCACCCCCGACAACAAGCCCGTCCTCGGACCCTCGCCCGGTCTCGACAACTTCCTCCAGCTGAACGGCGCCTCGGGCCACGGATTCATGATTTCGCCCGTCACGACGCGCATCACGGCCGACCTCGTCCTCGGCCGCAAGCCCGCCTACGACCTCGAACCCTACCTGCTCGACCGCTTCTCGAAGCCCATCCCGATCGAGCCCGACGCCATGGTCATCGGATGA
- a CDS encoding (2Fe-2S)-binding protein — protein MTTPKRIVCACEDVTEDELRDAVLDGFADLESLKRYTGFATGPCQGKSCVVLARRILAEMTGEDEAALGAITYRPPTRPIPLRFLAAEEDDA, from the coding sequence ATGACGACCCCGAAGCGCATCGTGTGCGCCTGCGAGGACGTCACCGAGGACGAGCTGCGCGACGCCGTCCTCGACGGCTTCGCGGACCTCGAGTCGCTCAAGCGCTACACGGGCTTCGCGACGGGCCCCTGCCAGGGAAAAAGCTGCGTCGTGCTCGCGCGCCGCATCCTCGCCGAGATGACGGGCGAGGACGAGGCCGCGCTCGGCGCGATCACGTACCGTCCACCCACGCGGCCGATCCCGCTCCGCTTCCTTGCGGCCGAGGAGGACGACGCGTGA
- a CDS encoding 2Fe-2S iron-sulfur cluster-binding protein encodes MVERIERTRGKPIRFTFDGRAIEAHEGETLAAALHAARVKVLSRSLRYHRPRGLFCNAGACANCVVRVDGRPSVRACLEPARAGAVVESQNAWPSAATDVFGLLDRAYPRYLDYHTQFARFPVARDVQKIVVRRMAGRGELPSIPAEATPAVPVREGTADVLVVGAGPAGLAAAVAAAAAGARTVLLESSPRAGGRLRTWTRAVAGAPDGPAALADLLDRAGRHRVEIRTSTEAVAWYAEESRLVSMDAEGLAAWRAGAIVLATGSYENPPLVPSNDLPGVFGARGAIALLADHGVLPGKRVVVAGATPDGLVACEALVAAGADVTLVDEGVKPAWDPPARVVRLEGRRVAAVLGATQVEAVEVERAGVVERLDADALLAAHDATPRPELLQQTGAPVAFDAAKGGFHAVVDGTGWTGVGAFHAAGAAAGSRNVETSLAEGARAGAAAARRAMEATR; translated from the coding sequence GTGGTCGAGCGCATCGAGCGCACCCGCGGAAAGCCCATCCGCTTCACGTTCGACGGACGGGCGATCGAGGCGCACGAGGGCGAGACCCTCGCGGCCGCCCTGCACGCCGCGCGCGTGAAGGTCCTTTCGCGAAGCCTCCGATACCACCGTCCGCGCGGCCTCTTCTGCAACGCGGGCGCGTGCGCAAACTGCGTCGTTCGCGTCGACGGCCGGCCGAGCGTGCGCGCATGCCTGGAGCCCGCCCGCGCGGGCGCCGTCGTCGAATCCCAGAACGCCTGGCCTTCGGCCGCAACCGACGTCTTCGGCCTCCTCGACCGCGCCTATCCCCGTTACCTCGACTACCACACGCAGTTCGCCCGGTTTCCCGTCGCGCGCGACGTGCAGAAGATCGTCGTCCGGCGCATGGCCGGCCGCGGCGAGCTGCCCTCGATCCCCGCCGAGGCGACGCCGGCCGTGCCCGTCCGCGAGGGGACGGCCGACGTCCTCGTCGTCGGCGCCGGACCGGCGGGCCTCGCGGCCGCCGTCGCCGCCGCGGCCGCGGGCGCTCGGACGGTCCTCCTCGAATCCTCGCCCCGCGCGGGCGGCCGGCTCCGGACCTGGACCCGCGCCGTCGCGGGCGCGCCCGACGGCCCCGCCGCGCTCGCGGACCTCCTTGACCGCGCCGGTCGCCACCGTGTCGAGATCAGGACCTCGACCGAGGCCGTCGCCTGGTACGCGGAGGAGTCCCGGCTCGTCTCGATGGACGCGGAGGGCCTCGCGGCCTGGCGCGCGGGCGCGATCGTCCTCGCCACCGGCTCCTACGAGAATCCGCCCCTCGTTCCCTCGAACGACCTCCCCGGCGTCTTCGGCGCGCGCGGCGCCATCGCGCTCCTCGCCGACCACGGCGTTCTCCCCGGCAAGCGCGTCGTCGTCGCGGGCGCGACGCCCGACGGGCTCGTCGCCTGCGAAGCGCTCGTTGCCGCGGGCGCGGACGTGACGCTCGTCGACGAAGGCGTGAAGCCTGCGTGGGATCCGCCGGCCCGCGTCGTCCGCCTCGAAGGCCGGCGCGTCGCGGCGGTCCTCGGCGCGACGCAGGTGGAGGCCGTCGAGGTCGAGCGCGCGGGCGTTGTCGAGCGCCTCGACGCGGACGCCCTCCTCGCGGCCCACGATGCGACGCCCAGGCCCGAGCTATTGCAGCAGACGGGCGCGCCCGTCGCGTTCGACGCCGCGAAAGGCGGCTTTCACGCGGTTGTGGACGGGACCGGCTGGACGGGGGTCGGCGCCTTCCACGCCGCGGGCGCCGCGGCCGGGTCCCGCAACGTCGAGACGTCGCTTGCCGAGGGCGCGCGGGCGGGCGCCGCGGCCGCGCGGCGCGCGATGGAGGCCACGCGATGA
- a CDS encoding ATP-binding protein — protein MTAAFREAWIVSNGSGTITLAGGATQALVGWESAALVGRPLHETLHPGPAEDCPVCEARPGSAVFRTADGGEVTLPATRVYLEGDAGATLTVLGSAAGENQALRRDFEAFAYAVSHDLLEPLRTVSGFVTLLEKRYRGKLDRDADEFIEFAVSGARRMQALLDALLAFSRVATRGKPPAPVPARDALDEGLEPLRKDLDAAGAVLDVGDLPTVRADTPQLAELFRILVDNALKFRGDAPPKIAIRARRTGAFWTFTVDDEGIGIPAGSAEEVFRIFRQLHPRGRYEGVGAGLAIARRIVERHGGAIRVEPRERGTRIVFTWPS, from the coding sequence GTGACGGCCGCCTTCCGAGAGGCCTGGATCGTGTCGAACGGGTCGGGGACCATCACCCTCGCGGGGGGCGCGACGCAGGCGCTCGTCGGGTGGGAGAGCGCCGCGCTCGTCGGCCGCCCGCTCCACGAGACGCTCCACCCCGGGCCCGCGGAGGATTGCCCGGTGTGCGAGGCCCGGCCGGGGTCCGCCGTCTTCCGCACGGCCGACGGCGGCGAGGTCACGCTCCCGGCGACGCGGGTCTACCTCGAGGGGGACGCCGGGGCGACCCTCACGGTCCTGGGAAGCGCCGCCGGGGAGAACCAGGCCCTCCGTCGCGACTTCGAGGCGTTCGCGTACGCGGTGAGCCACGACCTCCTCGAGCCGCTCCGCACGGTGAGCGGCTTCGTGACGCTCCTCGAGAAGCGCTACCGCGGCAAGCTCGACCGCGACGCGGACGAGTTCATCGAGTTCGCGGTGAGCGGCGCGCGCCGCATGCAGGCGCTGCTCGACGCCCTCCTCGCGTTCTCGCGCGTCGCGACGCGCGGCAAGCCGCCGGCCCCCGTTCCCGCGCGCGACGCGCTCGACGAAGGCCTCGAGCCGCTGCGCAAGGACCTCGACGCGGCGGGAGCCGTCCTCGACGTCGGGGACCTTCCGACCGTTCGCGCCGACACGCCGCAACTTGCCGAGCTGTTCCGCATTTTGGTCGACAATGCCTTGAAGTTCCGAGGGGACGCGCCGCCGAAGATCGCGATCCGCGCGCGACGGACGGGAGCCTTCTGGACGTTCACGGTCGACGACGAGGGGATCGGAATCCCCGCCGGGAGCGCGGAGGAGGTCTTCCGCATCTTCCGGCAGCTGCATCCCCGCGGGCGCTACGAAGGCGTGGGAGCGGGCCTCGCGATCGCGCGGCGCATCGTGGAGCGCCACGGCGGCGCGATCCGCGTCGAGCCGCGCGAGCGCGGAACCCGCATCGTCTTCACGTGGCCCTCATGA
- a CDS encoding FHA domain-containing protein — translation MPGAGLADEIDFERLEAFLKVLATTNRLELLSLLRRPKTLDEIRLTPAASQAAGSPDRAISRQAVQGHLDRLIDVGLVRVASTERKGKRAVQEYALDHARLFAVLEEMRKLSRLESTAAVDPFATESLGEGRPLAWEDGPKVVIVHGVREGRAFPLKASAAKAPRGWIIGRAADAHVPLEYDPFVSTENSEIVKTAEGFRLLDLRTARNGTYLNWNRLPVGGSAPLESGDVIGVGRSLVVFRES, via the coding sequence ATGCCCGGCGCCGGCCTCGCCGACGAGATCGATTTCGAGCGCCTCGAAGCCTTCCTCAAGGTGCTCGCGACGACGAACCGGCTCGAGCTCCTCTCGCTCCTGCGCCGACCGAAGACCCTCGACGAGATCCGGCTCACCCCCGCGGCATCGCAGGCCGCCGGGAGCCCGGACCGCGCGATCTCGCGCCAGGCCGTCCAGGGCCACCTCGACCGGCTCATCGACGTCGGCCTCGTGCGCGTCGCGTCCACGGAGCGCAAGGGGAAGCGGGCCGTCCAGGAATACGCGCTCGATCACGCGCGCCTTTTCGCCGTCCTCGAGGAGATGCGCAAGCTGTCGCGGCTCGAATCCACCGCCGCGGTCGATCCCTTCGCGACGGAATCGCTCGGCGAAGGCCGCCCTCTCGCGTGGGAGGACGGGCCCAAGGTGGTGATCGTCCACGGCGTGCGCGAAGGCCGCGCCTTCCCGCTGAAGGCGAGCGCCGCGAAGGCGCCGCGCGGTTGGATCATCGGGCGCGCCGCCGACGCGCACGTGCCCCTCGAATACGATCCTTTCGTCTCGACCGAAAACAGCGAGATCGTGAAGACGGCGGAGGGCTTCCGGCTCCTCGACCTGCGGACCGCGCGCAACGGGACGTACCTCAACTGGAACCGGCTTCCCGTCGGCGGTTCGGCGCCGCTCGAAAGCGGCGATGTCATCGGCGTCGGGCGGTCGCTCGTGGTCTTCCGTGAATCATGA